Within the Catalinimonas niigatensis genome, the region ACTTGCGGTGTATTCTTTCCACTCCTTGCCTGAAGGCGTAACAGTGGTTTCCCCAAGAGATTTGCCCAGTGAATCTACTAAGGCAATGCGCAACTTAGAGCTTCCCTCCTGCTGACGGGCCATGAGGCTGAGGTCATAGCGCACACCTTCGTGCACGCCCATTCCTCTAAAACCGGGGTTGGTAAGGGTGTAGCCGGTATCTGCTTTTACCGTGACACGCAAAAATCTGGCATTGGAAGCTTCCTTACCCTGCTTTATCGCGGAAGCAAAGCCTGAACTTTCATTCATAGAAAAACGATCACTCTTGGGCTGTTCCCAACCCATCAGCGGATCAGCAAACTCAAAAGAGCGGTTTTTGATCATTTCCGCATACAGTCCGCCATCGGCAGCAAAGTTGATGTCTTCAAAGAAGATCCCATACATGGTGGGCTGTATCTCTGATACGGCATCAGATACGTTGATCACGTATTGATGTGTACCCTTGCCACGCGAAGGCTGCGCGATTGTGTTTGCATACCCTAACAAAAGCAGTAGCCCTATGCCATACCATCTTTTATATTTCATTGCTTTTATCTTCACGGTTCATGTTAAGCATCCAGTTTATGGATTAAATTTTATGCGTCAAAGTTTTGGACTGAGAGGGATAAAGAAGGCGTATGAAATTTCATGCACCCTCTTCGCTCTATTACACTTCTACTGATTCGCTGAATTGCCTACCAGGTTCTGGTTCAGATCAAGTTCACCCTGGGCGATGGGCATCCATTTTCTGCCGGATGTATAGGTATTGAATTCAAAATCATGAGCACGCAACTCAGCCAGTTTTTCAGGATCATCCAGCCAACCCCATCTTTTGATGTCGTGCCACCTGACGCCTTCAATCGCCAGTTCCATCACTCTTTCGTGCGCCAGCTGTTCCATAAACTGATCTAATGAATATGCAGCAAACTCTGCTGTTCTGTCTGCCAAGTTGGCCCGGTCTCTCACCTCTTGTACGTACTGTGCCGCTCCCGCAATATCTCCGCTGTTGGCCAACGCTTCCGCATACATCAGCAAAACATCGGCATAGCGAATGATGTGGTAATTGATCCCTGATGCATTTGCCCCTTCATTGGCAAGACCGTTATCTGCATTTGTATATTTTTTGATGTAGTACTCATTGGGCTGATAAGGCCAGGGGTCCAGATAGGCAGTGGTATACCCATCCTCCGGCTCATATGATAGTATGGTAGCATGGTACCTGGGGTCCAGACTACCATCTAGGGTACGTTCCTCCCGCATCTCATTATAGAGGAAAGGCGTAGGAAAAAAGTCAAAGAATCCATAGCCAGGTGCTGCATAGGTCGGTGATACCGCCAGAAACTGCCTCCAGTTGACGTTGGGATCTCCACCCCAGTTGAGTTCGGAATTGGTACTGGTAGTAAATTCAGCCCAGAAAATCTTGCCAGGATTGGCCTGCTCCACTGCCGGGTCATCAGAAAAAAGGTCGGCATAATTAGGTGCAAGGCTATACACGCCCAGATCAATGACCTGCCTGAAGTAGTCTACCGCTTCGGTATAACGTTCACGGTACAGATTCAATTTTCCAAGCATGGACAAAGCGGCTCCTTTGGTAGCTCTTCCTACCTGTCCGTTATCCGGTCCGCTGATCCCATCGTAGCTTACGGGCAGACTGGCTTCAGCAAGTTCCAGGTCAGCCTGAATCTGATCCCAGATCATAT harbors:
- a CDS encoding RagB/SusD family nutrient uptake outer membrane protein: MYRNIFKIIACIGMLLTAQACEDKLEIPNPNSLSAEEFFVTQDQAIASVDAIYNSLIIDGTYNRMTPVYNDGRSDEVSSRSPWVFLTGLSSFVVPPTDGATGWAWDAYYIMVLRANYALENIPIIEDIEPELRDRLMGQAYFLRGLAYFNLTNTYDIVPLILEVPEGQEAFYPSNEGITKDMIWDQIQADLELAEASLPVSYDGISGPDNGQVGRATKGAALSMLGKLNLYRERYTEAVDYFRQVIDLGVYSLAPNYADLFSDDPAVEQANPGKIFWAEFTTSTNSELNWGGDPNVNWRQFLAVSPTYAAPGYGFFDFFPTPFLYNEMREERTLDGSLDPRYHATILSYEPEDGYTTAYLDPWPYQPNEYYIKKYTNADNGLANEGANASGINYHIIRYADVLLMYAEALANSGDIAGAAQYVQEVRDRANLADRTAEFAAYSLDQFMEQLAHERVMELAIEGVRWHDIKRWGWLDDPEKLAELRAHDFEFNTYTSGRKWMPIAQGELDLNQNLVGNSANQ